A stretch of Pristiophorus japonicus isolate sPriJap1 chromosome 12, sPriJap1.hap1, whole genome shotgun sequence DNA encodes these proteins:
- the LOC139276827 gene encoding spidroin-1-like codes for MTSKSAGPSEPGFRLHHLSMGRSLGWLAHRQLQGHMQSGGRMNAVTLREDNRVILHGFIATPQGQHLSNLLKYRLLDPAMMAGAGEPERGPGGGRALAGVRGRADKCGGGKRPRARVAKARGRERRGERPRERPRAGARGRAAEGASGRGPGGERPRAGVRGRAAESGGQGASGRERAIGRERVPGEPERGPGGRASQSGGQASQSGGQASKSGGQWAGEPERGPGEPERGPGGGRARAGARGRASQSGGQGAGGRERGPGASGRERGRGGERPRAGARGRAAESGGQGASGRERGPGGERALAGARGRASTSGGQGARGRASPSGGQGAGEPERGPGGGERPRARGRAAERGPGGGRALAGARGLASTSGRPRARGRAAEGEGARGRGRGGARPRARGRAAEGEGARGRGRGGARPRARGRAAEGEGARGRGRGGARPRARGRAAEGDAAEGEGRAAEGEGARGRGRGGARPRGEGARGRGRGGARPRARGARPRGRAAEGEGACGRGRGGVRPRARGRAAEGEGACGRGRGGVRPRARGRAAEGEGACGRGRGGVRPRGRAAEGEGACGRGGVRARGRAAEGEGACGRGRGGVRPRARGRAAEGEGACGRGRGGVRPRGRAAEGEGACGRGRGGVRPRGRAAEGEGACGRGRGGVRPRARGRAAEGEGACGRGRGGVRPRARGACGRGRGGRAAEGEGGVRPRARGACGRGRGLGGAGGGERPGRGGVRPSAGARGRGRGRASGARGRAAEGGGGERPRARGRGAEGEGAWGRGRGGVRPRARGRAAEGEGACGRGRGGVRPRGRAAECGGEGASAGARGRGRGRGGEGGGERPGRGGERPRAGGASGRGRGGRAAEGGGGERPRAGRTAEGGGGRGRAAEGGGGRGRAAEGWGGRGRAAEARGRVAEGRAAESGGEGPRVGASGRERGRGG; via the exons GGGGCGGGCGAGCCCGAGCGAgggccagggggcgggcgagcACTAGCGGGGGTCAGGGGGCGGGCGGACAAGTGCGGGGGGGGCAAGCGGCCGAGGGCGCGAGTTGCCAAGGCGAGGGGCCGAGAGCGGCGGGGCGAGCGGCCGCGAGAACGACCGAGAgcgggggccagggggcgggcgGCCGAGGGAGCGAGCGGCCGAGGACCAGGGGGCGAGCGGCCGAGAGCGGGGGTCAGGGGGCGAGCGGCCGAGAGCGGGGGTCAGGGGGCGAGCGGCCGAGAGCGGGCGATCGGCCGAGAGCGGGTGCCAGGCGAGCCAGAGCGGGGGCCAGGGGGGCGGGCGAGCCAGAGCGGGGGCCAGGCGAGCCAGAGCGGGGGCCAGGCGAGCAAGAGCGGGGGCCAGTGGGCGGGCGAGCCAGAGCGGGGGCCGGGCGAGCCAGAGCGGGGGCCAGGGGGTGGGCGAGCCAGAgcgggggccagggggcgggcgagccagagcgggggccagggggcgggcgGCCGAGAGCGGGGACCAGGGGCGAGCGGCCGAGagcgggggcgagggggcgagcggCCGAGAGCGGGGGCCAGGGGGCGAGCGGCCGAGAGCGGGGGCCAGGGGGCGAGCGGCCGAGAGCGGGGGCCAGGGGGCGAGCGAGCACTAgcgggggccagggggcgggcgagcACTAGCGGGGGCCAgggggccagggggcgggcgagcccgagcgggggccagggggcgggcgagcCAGAGCGGGGGCCAGGGGGCGGGGAGCGGCCGAGGGCGAGGGGCCGAGCGGCCGAGAgggggccagggggcgggcgagcACTAGCGGGGGCCAGGGGGCTGGCGAGCACGAGCGGGCGGCCGAGGGCGAGGGGGCGCGCGGCCGAGGGCGAGGGGGCGCGCGGCCGAGGGCGAGGGGGCGCGCGGCCGAGGGCGAGGGGGCGCGCGGCCGAGGGCGAGGGGGCGCGCGGCCGAGGGCGAGGGGGCGCGCGGCCGAGGGCGAGGGGGCGCGCGGCCGAGGGCGAGGGGGCGCGCGGCCGAGGGCGAGGGGGCGCGCGGCCGAGGGCGAGGGGGCGCGCGGCCGAGGGCGACGCGgccgagggcgaggggcgcgcggccgagggcgagggggcgcgcggccgagggcgagggggcgcgcggccgagg ggcgagggggcgcgcggccgagggcgagggggcgcgcggccgagggcgaggggcgcgcggccGAGGGGGCGTGCGGCCGAGGGCGAGGGGGCGTGCGGCCGAGGGCGAGGGGGCGTGCGGCCGAGGGCGAGGGGGCGTGCGGCCGAGGGCGAGGGGGCGTGCGGCCGAGGGCGAGGGGGCGTGCGGCCGAGGGCGAGGGGGCGTGCGGCCGAGGGCGAGGGGGCGTGCGGCCGAGGGCGAGGGGGCGTGCGGCCGAGGGGGCGTGCGGCCGAGGGCGAGGGGGCGTGCGGCCGAGGGGGCGTGCGGGCGAGGGGGCGTGCGGCCGAGGGCGAGGGGGCGTGCGGCCGAGGGCGAGGGGGCGTGCGGCCGAGGGCGAGGGGGCGTGCGGCCGAGGGCGAGGGGGCGTGCGGCCGAGGGCGAGGGGGCGTGCGGCCGAGGGGGCGTGCGGCCGAGGGCGAGGGGGCGTGCGGCCGAGGGCGAGGGGGCGTGCGGCCGAGGGGGCGTGCGGCCGAGGGCGAGGGGGCGTGCGGCCGAGGGCGAGGGGGCGTGCGGCCGAGGGCGAGGGGGCGTGCGGCCGAGGGCGAGGGGGCGTGCGGCCGAGGGCGAGGGGGCGTGCGGCCGAGGGCGAGGGGGGCGTGCGGCCGAGGGCGAGGGGGGCGTGCGGCCGAGGGCGAGGGGGGCGTGCGGCCGAGGGCGAGGGGGGCGTGCGGCCGAGGGCGGGGGCTAGGGGGCGCGGGCGGGGGCGAGCGTCCGGGGCGAGGGGGCGTGCGGCCGAGTGCGGGGGCGAGGGGGCGCGGGCGGGGGCGAGCgtccggggcgagggggcgagcggCCGAGGGCGGGGGGGGCGAGCGGCCGAGGGCGAGGGGGCGTGGGGCCGAGGGCGAGGGGGCGTGGGGCCGAGGGCGAGGGGGCGTGCGGCCGAGGGCGAGGGGGCGTGCGGCCGAGGGCGAGGGGGCGTGCGGCCGAGGGCGAGGGGGCGTGCGGCCGAGGGGGCGAGCGGCCGAGtgcgggggcgagggggcgagtgcgggggcgagggggcgagggcgggggcgagggggcgagggcggGGGCGAGCgtccggggcgagggggcgagcggCCGAGGGCGGGGGGGGCGAGCGGCCGAGGGCGGGGGGGGCGAGCGGCCGAGGGCGGGGGGGGCGAGCGGCCGAGGGCGGGGCGAACGGCCGAGGGCGGGGGCGGCCGGGGGCGAGCGGCCGAGGGCGGGGGCGGCCGGGGGCGAGCGGCCGAGGGCTGGGGCGGCCGGGGGCGAGCGGCCGAGGCGAGGGGGCGAGTGGCCGAGGGGCGAGCGGCCGAGAGCGGGGGCGAGGGGCCGAGAGTGGGGGCGAGCGGCCGAGAGCGGGGGCGAGGGGGCTGA
- the LOC139276826 gene encoding octapeptide-repeat protein T2-like, whose amino-acid sequence MGRAADGGGEGASGRGEGAGERAAEGEGPRAGASGREQGRERPRAGRWSSGRGEGACGRGRGGVRPRARGRAAEGEGACGRGRGGVRPRARGRAAEGEGACGRGGVRPRARGRAAEGACGRGGVRPRARGRAAEGEGACGRGRGGVRPRARGRAAEGEGACGRGGVRPRARGRAAEGEGACGRGGVRPRARGRAAEGEGACGRGRGGVRPRARGACGRGRGGRAAEGEGGVRPRARGACGRGRGGRAAEGGG is encoded by the coding sequence ATGGGGCGAGCGGCAGATggcgggggcgagggggcgagcggccgaggcgagggggcgggggagcgagcggccgagggcgaggggccgagagcgggggcgaGCGGCCGAGAGCAGGGGCGCGAGCGGCCGAGGGCGGGGCGATGGTCGAGCGGCCGAGGCGAGGGGGCGTGCGGCCGAGGGCGAGGGGGCGTGCGGCCGAGGGCGAGGGGGCGTGCGGCCGAGGGCGAGGGGGCGTGCGGCCGAGGGCGAGGGGGCGTGCGGCCGAGGGCGAGGGGGCGTGCGGCCGAGGGCGAGGGGGCGTGCGGCCGAGGGGGCGTGCGGCCGAGGGCGAGGGGGCGTGCGGCCGAGGGGGCGTGCGGGCGAGGGGGCGTGCGGCCGAGGGCGAGGGGGCGTGCGGCCGAGGGCGAGGGGGCGTGCGGCCGAGGGCGAGGGGGCGTGCGGCCGAGGGCGAGGGGGCGTGCGGCCGAGGGCGAGGGGGCGTGCGGCCGAGGGGGCGTGCGGCCGAGGGCGAGGGGGCGTGCGGCCGAGGGCGAGGGGGCGTGCGGCCGAGGGGGCGTGCGGCCGAGGGCGAGGGGGCGTGCGGCCGAGGGCGAGGGGGCGTGCGGCCGAGGGCGAGGGGGCGTGCGGCCGAGGGCGAGGGGGGCGTGCGGCCGAGGGCGAGGGGGGCGTGCGGCCGAGGGCGAGGGGGGCGTGCGGCCGAGGGCGAGGGGGGCGTGCGGCCGAGGGCGAGGGGGGCGTGCGGCCGAGGGCGGGGGCTAG